One Polaribacter sp. KT25b DNA segment encodes these proteins:
- a CDS encoding DUF4331 family protein produces MKKSKILTGTIFLAIIGLITIAADHIDAPATSGTNADISDFYAFEAENTNNLVFVANVQGLLSPTATANASFDENVLVEFNIDTNDDKVEDLVIQAIPKDGKMYFFGPFSPSSTGLNSTINEMATKNEVAISGYGASAIIENNNEMKFFAGPRDDPFFMDFAQYGAIIGGTASGFNNPGADTFAGTNVLSIVVEVPKSLIGGSGTINTWVESKVKQ; encoded by the coding sequence ATGAAAAAAAGTAAAATTTTAACGGGAACCATTTTTTTAGCGATTATTGGTTTAATTACAATTGCAGCAGATCATATTGATGCTCCTGCAACAAGTGGAACAAATGCAGATATTTCTGATTTCTATGCTTTTGAAGCAGAAAACACAAATAATTTGGTATTTGTAGCAAATGTGCAAGGTTTATTAAGTCCTACAGCAACAGCAAATGCATCTTTTGATGAAAATGTTTTAGTAGAATTTAATATTGATACAAATGATGACAAAGTAGAAGACTTGGTTATTCAGGCAATTCCTAAAGATGGGAAAATGTATTTCTTTGGGCCATTTTCTCCTTCATCAACAGGATTAAATAGTACAATTAATGAAATGGCAACCAAAAATGAAGTAGCAATTTCTGGGTATGGAGCATCAGCAATTATTGAAAACAACAACGAAATGAAGTTTTTTGCTGGGCCAAGAGATGACCCTTTCTTTATGGATTTTGCTCAATATGGTGCAATTATTGGCGGAACAGCTTCTGGTTTTAACAATCCTGGTGCAGATACTTTTGCAGGAACAAATGTACTTTCTATAGTTGTAGAAGTTCCTAAAAGTCTAATTGGTGGTTCTGGTACCATAAATACTTGGGTAGAATCAAAAGTAAAACAATAA
- a CDS encoding ion transporter — protein sequence MEKSSTKSNWKEKLHEIIYEADTKEGKLFDVILLIAIIASILLVMLESVESFDKEYHLFLNIFEWIITILFSIEYILRIITIKKPLKYIFSFYGIIDLLSTLPKYLSFFLIGSHHLAALRALRLLRIFRILKVTRYIGASNRLLIALKASRVKISVFLYFVVILCIILGTIMYMVEGAENGFTSIPRSVYWAIVTLTTVGYGDIAPQTPFGQLLASIVMILGYGIIAIPTGIVISEMPKTPDNKVNTNTKACPSCGAESHKDGAEFCYNCGSKLN from the coding sequence TTGGAAAAATCTAGCACAAAATCTAATTGGAAAGAAAAACTTCATGAAATTATTTATGAAGCAGATACTAAAGAAGGTAAACTTTTTGATGTAATTTTATTAATTGCAATTATTGCTAGTATTCTGTTAGTAATGCTAGAAAGTGTAGAAAGTTTTGATAAAGAATATCATCTCTTTCTAAACATTTTCGAATGGATTATTACTATTCTTTTTTCTATTGAATATATTTTAAGAATCATCACCATAAAAAAACCTTTAAAATATATTTTTAGCTTTTACGGTATTATAGACTTGCTTTCTACACTGCCAAAATATCTTTCATTTTTCTTAATTGGCTCACATCATCTTGCCGCTTTAAGAGCTTTACGTTTATTAAGAATCTTTAGAATTTTAAAAGTAACAAGATATATTGGTGCATCAAATAGACTATTAATTGCTTTAAAAGCTAGTAGAGTTAAAATATCTGTGTTTTTATACTTTGTAGTTATTTTATGTATTATTTTGGGTACAATAATGTATATGGTAGAAGGTGCAGAAAATGGTTTTACAAGTATTCCTAGAAGTGTTTATTGGGCAATTGTTACACTAACAACTGTAGGTTATGGAGATATTGCGCCACAAACTCCTTTTGGCCAATTGTTAGCAAGTATTGTTATGATTTTAGGATATGGAATTATTGCAATTCCTACAGGAATAGTAATATCAGAAATGCCTAAAACACCCGATAATAAAGTAAATACAAATACAAAAGCATGCCCAAGTTGTGGTGCAGAAAGCCATAAAGATGGAGCAGAATTTTGTTATAATTGTGGTAGTAAATTAAATTAA
- the miaA gene encoding tRNA (adenosine(37)-N6)-dimethylallyltransferase MiaA: MTSNNYLITIVGPTAIGKTALSIKLANYFNADIISCDSRQFYKEMTIGTAVPETDELAAATHHFIQNRSIFEDYNVGSFERDALSKLDELFQKNSVQIMVGGSGLYVDAVLKGLDYFPEVDPKIREELTKQLHEKGIETLQEKLKELDLETYNSIAIDNPHRIMRALEICIGAKIPYSTFKNKPKTPRNFTSIKIGLNANREIIYNRINLRVDIMLANGLLEEAKNLYVNKNLNALQTVGYRELFSFFEGEFTQEFAVSEIKKNTRRFAKRQLTWFKKDEDTLWFDYQTNINDIINKISDKINAI; encoded by the coding sequence ATGACTTCTAATAATTATCTAATTACCATTGTTGGTCCTACAGCAATTGGCAAAACTGCATTAAGTATAAAATTAGCAAATTATTTTAATGCTGATATTATTTCTTGCGATTCAAGACAGTTTTACAAAGAAATGACCATTGGCACAGCTGTTCCAGAAACTGATGAATTAGCTGCAGCAACGCATCATTTTATACAAAACAGAAGTATTTTTGAGGATTATAATGTAGGTTCTTTTGAAAGAGATGCACTTTCTAAATTGGATGAATTGTTTCAAAAAAATTCAGTGCAAATTATGGTTGGAGGAAGCGGATTATATGTAGATGCAGTTTTAAAAGGATTGGATTATTTTCCTGAAGTTGATCCTAAAATACGGGAAGAATTAACAAAGCAATTGCATGAAAAAGGAATAGAAACACTTCAAGAAAAATTAAAAGAATTAGATTTAGAAACTTATAATTCAATTGCAATTGATAATCCTCATAGAATTATGAGAGCTTTAGAAATTTGTATTGGAGCAAAAATACCCTATTCTACTTTTAAAAATAAACCAAAAACTCCAAGAAACTTTACTTCTATTAAAATAGGATTAAATGCAAATAGAGAAATTATTTACAACCGAATAAACCTAAGAGTAGATATTATGTTAGCAAATGGTTTATTAGAAGAAGCTAAAAACCTTTATGTAAACAAAAACTTAAATGCCTTACAAACTGTTGGTTATAGAGAATTATTTTCTTTTTTTGAAGGAGAATTTACACAAGAATTTGCTGTTTCTGAAATCAAAAAAAATACAAGACGTTTTGCTAAAAGGCAACTTACTTGGTTTAAAAAAGACGAAGATACTTTGTGGTTTGATTATCAAACAAATATCAACGACATAATTAACAAAATTTCTGATAAAATTAACGCTATTTAA
- a CDS encoding OmpH family outer membrane protein — protein sequence MKSKITVLFIAFISTLSIAQTKVGTINSDYIISIMPEGKIVVEKTQEYGAKLDSSFAIKAKEYQDKVDDFRKNEAEYGELMKKTLVKEITLMEQDLQKYQDNGNKLMQLKQNELMRPLYKKLNDAISFIAKENNYTQILTTTGNQFAFIDDKFDITQLVMDKLGVKAPEPEVQE from the coding sequence ATGAAATCTAAAATTACAGTTCTTTTTATCGCTTTTATAAGTACATTATCTATAGCACAAACAAAAGTTGGTACAATAAATAGCGATTATATTATAAGTATTATGCCAGAAGGCAAAATTGTTGTGGAAAAAACACAAGAATATGGTGCAAAACTAGATTCTTCTTTTGCAATTAAAGCAAAAGAATACCAAGATAAAGTTGATGATTTTAGAAAAAATGAAGCTGAATATGGCGAATTAATGAAAAAAACATTGGTTAAAGAAATTACATTAATGGAACAAGACCTTCAAAAATATCAAGATAATGGTAACAAATTAATGCAATTAAAACAAAACGAATTAATGCGTCCTTTGTACAAAAAGTTAAACGACGCTATAAGTTTTATTGCAAAAGAAAATAATTACACACAAATTTTAACAACTACAGGAAATCAATTTGCATTTATTGATGATAAATTTGACATTACACAATTAGTAATGGATAAATTAGGAGTTAAAGCACCAGAACCAGAAGTACAAGAATAA
- the msrA gene encoding peptide-methionine (S)-S-oxide reductase MsrA, with protein sequence MKIIKSVFAISAVLLLISCLGFSKKETISTSTYIPSDKIKVAYFASGCFWCVEAIFESVVGVEEAVSGYAGGFTKNPTYQTIGTGKTGHAETVAVYYNPKKVSFETLVTVFFGSHDPTTVNGQKPDYGTQYRSIAFYETNDEKAIIEKAISKLNKEVYHGKIATEVTKISAFYEAEEYHQNFEKRNPNQGYVKAVSIPRLNRFKKKFPELLKKE encoded by the coding sequence ATGAAAATTATAAAATCAGTTTTTGCAATTAGTGCTGTATTACTTTTAATTTCTTGCTTGGGTTTTTCTAAGAAAGAAACAATTTCTACGTCAACTTATATTCCTTCTGATAAAATAAAGGTTGCTTATTTTGCAAGTGGATGTTTTTGGTGTGTAGAAGCTATTTTTGAGAGTGTAGTAGGAGTAGAGGAAGCAGTTTCTGGTTATGCTGGCGGATTTACTAAAAATCCAACGTATCAAACAATCGGAACAGGTAAAACGGGTCATGCAGAAACGGTTGCGGTATATTATAACCCTAAAAAAGTAAGTTTTGAAACGCTGGTTACTGTCTTTTTTGGTTCTCATGATCCAACAACCGTAAACGGTCAAAAACCAGATTATGGAACACAATATAGATCTATTGCATTTTATGAAACTAATGATGAAAAAGCAATTATAGAAAAAGCAATTTCTAAATTAAATAAAGAAGTTTATCATGGAAAAATTGCTACAGAAGTTACTAAAATTTCTGCCTTTTATGAAGCAGAGGAATATCATCAAAATTTTGAAAAACGAAATCCAAATCAAGGTTATGTAAAAGCTGTTTCTATACCAAGATTAAATAGATTTAAAAAGAAGTTTCCAGAGTTGCTGAAGAAAGAATAA
- the dnaX gene encoding DNA polymerase III subunit gamma/tau has protein sequence MEHFIVSARKYRPQNFEDVVGQQAITNTLDNAIKNNHLAQALLFTGPRGVGKTSCARILAKKINQQGLEIAEDEDFAFNIFELDAASNNSVDDIRSLTDQVRIPPQTGKYKVYIIDEVHMLSQSAFNAFLKTLEEPPAHAIFILATTEKHKIIPTILSRCQIFDFKRIGVLDAKNYLKVICEKENITAEDDALHIIAQKADGAMRDALSIFDRVVSFSGKNLTREAVTENLNVLDYDSYFNMTDLMLTNKIPDVLNAFNTILGKGFEGHHFINGLASHFRDLLVAKDKVTIDLLEVGDAAKKKYLEQATKASIPFLMQSINKANDCDLNYRASKNQRLLVELTLMQIASITFDGEKKKPANYIIPATFFQALSPAVKEIAKPVKKTPVLQTKKVEQPKTEVKKSFLKSVSKRTSSLSLKSIHQKKEEKKSTIEENFDNHPKDPFTEKELQQFWIDYVKLLQKKGENSMASIVATDIPKLKENFKITFTVPNKLMQDQFKKGRPKLLNFLREKTNNYGISILVKLNESVEKKFAYTPLEKFNKLKEKNPLLEKLRQTFELDM, from the coding sequence ATGGAGCATTTTATAGTTTCTGCGCGTAAATATCGCCCTCAAAATTTCGAGGATGTAGTTGGGCAACAAGCCATTACAAACACGTTAGACAATGCTATAAAAAATAATCATTTAGCGCAAGCTCTTTTATTTACGGGGCCTAGAGGAGTTGGTAAAACTTCTTGTGCCAGAATTTTAGCAAAAAAAATAAATCAACAAGGTTTAGAAATTGCCGAAGATGAAGATTTTGCTTTTAATATTTTTGAATTGGATGCTGCTTCTAACAATTCTGTAGATGATATTAGAAGTTTAACAGATCAAGTTCGTATTCCGCCACAAACAGGAAAATATAAAGTTTATATTATTGATGAGGTTCACATGCTTTCTCAATCTGCCTTTAATGCTTTTTTAAAGACTTTAGAAGAACCACCTGCACATGCTATTTTTATTTTAGCAACGACAGAAAAGCATAAAATAATTCCTACCATTTTATCTCGTTGTCAAATTTTTGATTTTAAAAGAATTGGCGTTTTAGATGCTAAAAACTATCTAAAAGTAATTTGCGAAAAAGAAAATATTACTGCAGAAGATGATGCTTTACACATTATTGCTCAAAAAGCAGATGGCGCAATGCGTGATGCTTTATCAATTTTTGATAGAGTTGTAAGTTTTTCTGGCAAGAATTTAACGCGTGAAGCTGTTACAGAAAATCTAAATGTTTTAGATTATGATTCTTATTTTAATATGACAGATTTAATGTTGACAAACAAAATTCCTGATGTATTAAATGCTTTCAATACTATTTTAGGTAAAGGTTTTGAAGGTCATCATTTTATAAACGGATTGGCAAGTCATTTTAGAGATTTATTAGTTGCAAAAGATAAAGTTACTATTGATTTATTAGAAGTTGGTGATGCTGCCAAAAAGAAATATTTAGAGCAAGCTACCAAAGCTAGTATTCCTTTTTTAATGCAATCTATTAACAAAGCAAATGATTGCGATTTAAACTATAGAGCTAGTAAAAATCAGCGATTGCTGGTGGAATTAACTTTAATGCAAATTGCCTCTATCACTTTTGATGGAGAAAAAAAAAAACCAGCTAACTACATAATTCCTGCAACATTTTTTCAAGCACTTTCTCCTGCGGTAAAAGAAATTGCTAAACCAGTTAAAAAAACACCAGTTCTTCAAACTAAAAAAGTTGAACAACCAAAAACTGAGGTTAAAAAATCTTTTTTAAAATCTGTAAGTAAACGTACTTCTTCACTTTCCTTAAAAAGTATTCATCAGAAAAAAGAAGAAAAAAAATCTACTATTGAAGAAAATTTCGACAATCATCCAAAAGATCCTTTTACAGAAAAAGAATTGCAACAATTTTGGATTGATTATGTTAAATTACTTCAGAAAAAAGGTGAAAATAGTATGGCTTCTATTGTAGCCACAGATATACCTAAACTTAAAGAAAATTTTAAAATTACATTTACTGTACCTAATAAGTTGATGCAAGATCAATTTAAAAAAGGGAGACCAAAATTGTTAAATTTCTTACGCGAAAAAACGAATAATTACGGAATTTCAATCTTAGTAAAACTTAATGAAAGTGTTGAGAAAAAGTTTGCTTATACACCTTTAGAAAAGTTTAATAAACTGAAAGAAAAGAATCCTTTGTTAGAAAAATTACGTCAAACTTTTGAGCTAGATATGTAA
- a CDS encoding DNA mismatch repair protein MutS, protein MNYILGVLFILVVIFLINNYLKKKKLKKYRKQLFENWGNKTKKEYYNFFVIGKYFNNNSHKNKAYHILSEKNNIDFDIDAVFKFIDRTSSKIGQQYLYFKLRTIGSISDLLEFNKLTTTFLKDKELSISCQLEISKLNNNNSYYFEELINDKQLDKPKHLWLVKGLTITAISSIILLFFYPIFSLLLVPVFSANLFFHYKNKHSVAYYLNGVNELSKALKVSQKLVKSNKIVAHFKDISFIDKIKSIQLKTEFIAFEKNVSDEYLFFFWFAAEMIKILFNVEYLMFYSFLEAITRERKNIEKLFLFIGKIDAAISTASLKASNLKICTPTFNETNELNVKEIYHPLIENCISNNLNLSNKSMLLTGSNMSGKTTFIRTIAVNSILAQTLHICFADVYSAPYYKVFSSIRITDDLLDDTSYYLQEVLNVKELINAADDNNPCLFVLDEIFKGTNTVERISGGKSILSYLNKKQHTVFVSTHDIELTELLQKDDYNLFHFSEQIENNELFFDHKIKKGKLKTRNAIKILELYKYPSEIIKDAKKIESTYFS, encoded by the coding sequence ATGAATTACATTTTAGGAGTCCTATTTATTCTAGTAGTAATATTCCTGATAAATAACTACTTAAAAAAGAAAAAACTAAAAAAATATAGAAAACAGTTATTTGAAAATTGGGGAAATAAAACGAAAAAAGAATATTATAATTTCTTTGTAATTGGTAAATATTTTAACAACAATTCTCATAAAAACAAAGCATATCATATTTTATCAGAAAAAAATAATATTGATTTTGATATTGATGCCGTTTTTAAATTTATAGATAGAACTTCTTCTAAAATTGGTCAGCAATATTTGTACTTTAAACTAAGAACAATTGGATCAATTAGTGATTTATTAGAGTTTAATAAACTAACAACTACTTTTTTAAAAGACAAAGAATTAAGTATTTCTTGTCAATTAGAAATATCAAAATTAAATAACAATAATTCATATTATTTTGAAGAGCTAATAAACGACAAACAATTAGATAAACCTAAACATTTATGGCTTGTTAAAGGTTTAACTATTACAGCAATTTCTTCTATTATTTTGTTGTTTTTCTACCCTATATTTAGCCTTTTATTAGTTCCTGTTTTTTCTGCAAATCTTTTTTTTCATTACAAAAACAAACATAGTGTTGCGTATTATTTAAATGGTGTAAATGAGTTGTCGAAGGCTTTAAAAGTGAGTCAGAAATTAGTTAAAAGCAACAAAATTGTTGCTCATTTTAAAGACATTTCGTTTATTGATAAAATAAAATCAATTCAATTAAAAACAGAATTTATAGCTTTCGAAAAAAATGTTTCCGATGAGTATTTGTTCTTTTTTTGGTTTGCTGCCGAAATGATAAAGATATTATTTAATGTAGAATATTTAATGTTTTATAGTTTTTTAGAAGCTATTACTAGAGAAAGAAAAAATATAGAAAAACTGTTTCTATTTATTGGCAAAATAGATGCTGCTATTTCTACAGCTTCTTTAAAAGCTAGTAATTTAAAAATATGTACACCAACTTTTAATGAAACTAATGAGTTAAATGTAAAAGAAATTTATCATCCATTAATAGAAAATTGTATTTCTAATAATTTAAATTTATCTAATAAAAGTATGTTACTTACAGGATCTAATATGTCTGGAAAAACAACTTTTATAAGAACCATTGCTGTAAATAGTATTTTGGCACAAACTCTACATATTTGTTTTGCTGATGTATATTCTGCACCTTATTATAAAGTATTTTCATCTATAAGAATTACTGATGACTTACTAGACGACACAAGTTATTATTTACAAGAAGTACTTAATGTTAAAGAGTTAATTAATGCTGCTGATGACAATAATCCTTGTTTATTTGTGTTAGATGAAATTTTTAAAGGCACAAATACTGTAGAAAGAATTTCTGGTGGAAAATCAATTTTATCCTATTTAAATAAAAAACAACACACCGTTTTTGTGTCTACTCATGATATTGAATTAACAGAGTTATTACAAAAAGATGACTACAATTTATTTCATTTTAGTGAACAAATAGAAAATAATGAACTCTTTTTTGATCATAAAATTAAAAAAGGGAAATTAAAAACTAGAAATGCTATAAAAATTTTAGAATTGTATAAATATCCATCAGAAATAATAAAAGATGCTAAAAAAATAGAATCTACTTATTTTTCTTGA
- a CDS encoding sodium:proton antiporter: protein MLELAGIIILGILAQWVAWKFKIPAILPLILIGLLVGPIAAEFLSEDGTKWIEPIWNGEKGLFPGDGLYYFVSLAISVILFEGGLTLKRDEIKNVGPVITKLITLGSAITFFGAGIVAHYIFELGWELSFLFAGLIIVTGPTVITPILRNIPLKRDVSTVLKWEGILIDPIGALVAVLVFEFISVGGDGGFTKTALIEFGKILLFGTTFGFTFAHALAYAINKKLIPHYLLNVASLSTVLLVFVESEVFAHESGLLAVVVMGMVLGNGKLNNIKELLYFKESLSILLISILFILLAANININDLMLLYTWKTAALFAIVVFVIRPLAVFMSTINSNLKFNEKLFISWVGPRGIVAAGIASLFGSKLLKAGVEGAEYITPLVFMIVLGTVLLNATTARLFAKLIGVFLKISNGILIVGASKPSRLIAKFLTDKGKRVVLIDSNKKFIEQALNDGLEAINKNIYDDNLTDNIELNDVGYLIALTGNDSVNNHVLSSFSKDFGEHGTYKIASSMEAQKATLEQRGSFFTPNDDFINLSEAYRENPHINEIKISTEDEYSKILDLLALEEKSIPLFIQKDKGLYLIAEFEKMEESKEKCVLYYLGKKLIFQEK, encoded by the coding sequence ATGTTAGAACTTGCAGGAATTATCATTTTAGGAATTTTAGCTCAATGGGTTGCTTGGAAATTTAAAATTCCAGCAATTTTACCCTTAATTTTAATTGGTTTATTAGTTGGACCGATTGCTGCAGAATTTCTTAGTGAAGATGGTACAAAATGGATTGAACCAATTTGGAACGGAGAAAAAGGACTTTTTCCTGGTGATGGTTTGTATTATTTTGTTTCACTCGCAATAAGTGTTATTCTTTTTGAAGGAGGTTTAACTTTAAAAAGAGATGAAATAAAGAATGTAGGTCCGGTAATAACTAAATTAATTACCTTAGGATCTGCAATTACTTTTTTTGGAGCAGGAATTGTTGCTCATTATATTTTTGAATTAGGTTGGGAATTGTCTTTTCTTTTTGCAGGATTAATCATTGTTACTGGACCAACTGTAATTACGCCAATTTTAAGAAATATTCCCTTAAAAAGAGATGTTTCAACTGTTTTAAAATGGGAAGGTATTTTAATAGATCCAATTGGTGCTCTGGTTGCTGTATTAGTTTTTGAGTTTATTAGTGTTGGTGGCGATGGCGGATTTACAAAAACAGCACTTATTGAATTTGGAAAAATTTTATTATTTGGTACCACTTTTGGGTTTACTTTTGCGCATGCTTTGGCATATGCTATTAACAAAAAATTAATTCCTCACTATTTATTAAATGTTGCGTCTCTTTCTACGGTATTGTTGGTATTTGTAGAGTCAGAAGTTTTTGCACATGAATCTGGTCTTTTAGCTGTTGTAGTTATGGGAATGGTTTTAGGGAACGGAAAGCTAAATAACATTAAAGAACTGCTTTATTTTAAAGAATCATTAAGTATTCTATTAATTTCAATTCTATTTATTTTACTGGCTGCAAATATTAATATTAATGATTTAATGTTGCTTTATACCTGGAAAACTGCTGCTTTATTTGCAATTGTAGTTTTTGTAATTAGACCTTTAGCAGTTTTTATGAGTACCATAAATTCTAACTTAAAATTTAATGAAAAACTATTTATTAGTTGGGTTGGACCAAGAGGAATTGTAGCAGCAGGTATTGCTTCTTTATTTGGAAGTAAATTATTAAAAGCTGGAGTAGAAGGTGCAGAATATATTACTCCTTTAGTATTTATGATTGTTTTAGGAACTGTGCTTTTAAATGCAACAACAGCAAGGTTATTTGCTAAATTAATTGGTGTATTTCTAAAAATTTCTAACGGAATTTTAATTGTTGGCGCTTCGAAACCATCAAGATTGATTGCTAAATTTTTAACAGATAAAGGTAAAAGAGTTGTACTAATAGATTCTAATAAAAAGTTTATAGAACAGGCTTTAAACGATGGTTTAGAAGCAATTAATAAAAATATTTATGATGATAACTTAACTGATAATATTGAGTTAAATGATGTTGGATATTTAATTGCTTTAACAGGTAATGATTCTGTAAATAATCATGTTTTAAGTAGTTTTTCTAAAGATTTTGGTGAACATGGTACGTATAAAATTGCTTCTTCTATGGAAGCTCAAAAAGCTACATTAGAACAAAGAGGTAGTTTTTTTACGCCAAATGACGATTTTATTAATTTAAGTGAAGCTTATAGAGAAAACCCTCATATTAATGAAATTAAAATTTCTACAGAAGACGAATATTCTAAAATCTTAGATCTTTTGGCTTTAGAAGAAAAATCTATTCCTCTATTTATTCAAAAAGATAAAGGTTTGTATTTAATTGCAGAATTTGAAAAAATGGAAGAATCTAAAGAGAAATGTGTATTATACTATTTAGGTAAAAAATTAATTTTTCAAGAAAAATAA
- a CDS encoding universal stress protein: MQNIHKILIGIAFSPNLKPNIFEAVRLANMFDAELVGVHVGTKSDQKKTDLKALLSEAEPLNNTFKTIWKEGNPVDVILETCALENINLLILGALQKENLLKYYVGSIARKITRKAPCSVLLLIKPSLKRIPCNHIVVNGLKDERTEETIKTAFFFAKSLQCAKITIVEEVSQNELQVKVSDDKTLRKATITKERLKTREDQRVKTILKDINCNDITIKTQSIFGKRGYSIGHYAKVKRADLLVMNAPNKLGLLDRIFPHDLEYILSQLPTDLLIVK; encoded by the coding sequence TTGCAAAATATTCATAAAATTCTAATTGGTATTGCCTTTTCTCCAAACTTAAAACCTAATATATTCGAAGCAGTAAGACTCGCAAACATGTTTGATGCTGAGTTAGTTGGAGTGCATGTAGGAACAAAATCTGACCAAAAAAAAACGGACTTAAAAGCACTTTTATCAGAAGCAGAACCTTTAAATAATACTTTCAAAACTATTTGGAAAGAAGGTAATCCGGTAGATGTTATTTTAGAAACTTGTGCTTTAGAAAACATAAACTTGCTTATTTTAGGCGCACTCCAAAAAGAGAATCTCTTAAAATACTATGTTGGATCTATTGCTAGAAAAATTACTAGAAAAGCACCTTGTTCTGTTTTACTATTAATTAAACCTTCTTTAAAAAGAATTCCATGTAATCATATTGTGGTAAATGGTTTAAAAGACGAAAGAACAGAAGAAACAATAAAAACCGCCTTCTTTTTTGCTAAAAGTCTACAATGTGCTAAAATAACTATTGTAGAAGAAGTTAGCCAAAATGAATTACAAGTAAAAGTAAGCGACGATAAAACACTACGAAAAGCAACAATTACTAAAGAGCGCTTAAAAACTAGAGAAGATCAGCGGGTAAAAACAATTTTAAAAGATATTAATTGTAATGATATTACTATAAAAACTCAAAGTATTTTCGGTAAAAGAGGTTATTCTATTGGGCATTATGCAAAAGTAAAAAGAGCCGATTTATTAGTGATGAACGCACCAAATAAACTAGGTCTTCTTGATAGAATTTTTCCACATGATCTTGAGTATATTTTATCTCAATTACCAACAGATCTTTTAATAGTTAAATAA